One genomic region from Dermacentor variabilis isolate Ectoservices chromosome 6, ASM5094787v1, whole genome shotgun sequence encodes:
- the LOC142586365 gene encoding kelch-like protein 10: MSDVVLTSLATLRTSDGGRVAVFKGTLSACSEYFESLFNGPLSKASQGDFLIPGVTKEELQAIVAYASTGDVAITADNVAQLTVAADQLLVDGLLSECCAFMSRNVDLDNCVRVLEMARFFHLEPLRKLALRFLLDNFERVYSENCDFRSLSLQNLVDLLASDELKVRREETVWEATVFWIKSDPKERYACLDKLLPHIRFCLMKDSYLRKVVMRNPFISKNTFCKTIVKRCYTIQQSGRDACLLNPTHSMFVQRVPAEIMFVYGGIHRGYKSNTWEVYDYKTNEWNTVQTDFRQDLVFGLQCVSVGHRIYVMGADIARLCPFCYCFDAAAVKWSAITPMRQLRAFFGIAVLDDCVYCIGGSPNGIVTLDTAEEYDTATNTWRTAGRMNHPRLGAGAASCAGRVYIVGGMSTEKLLRSAEAYDPETDRWTIIAPMKTERLFHGLVSYRNKIYVIGGLSRKSSVCEVYDPKRGKWSKGSKTKTFTDKVVAVVLDDKIYAIGEANQKDYKRCLEYFSGDDRKWHSIPGYAPPRWFYTACVIRNLPNAIDYINRPKEMDYKCACAVL; the protein is encoded by the coding sequence ATGAGCGATGTTGTCCTCACCTCGCTGGCCACCCTGCGGACCTCCGATGGCGGACGCGTCGCGGTCTTCAAGGGCACGCTCAGTGCCTGCAGCGAGTACTTCGAGTCGCTCTTCAACGGGCCGCTCTCCAAGGCGAGCCAAGGCGACTTCCTCATCCCCGGGGTGACGAAGGAAGAACTGCAGGCCATCGTTGCGTACGCCAGCACGGGAGACGTGGCGATCACGGCCGACAACGTCGCACAACTGACCGTCGCGGCGGATCAGTTGCTCGTCGATGGGCTGCTCAGCGAGTGCTGCGCGTTCATGTCGCGCAACGTGGACCTGGACAACTGCGTCAGGGTCTTGGAGATGGCGCGCTTCTTTCACCTCGAACCGCTGCGCAAGCTGGCGCTCCGCTTCCTGCTCGACAACTTCGAGCGGGTGTACTCGGAAAATTGCGACTTCCGCAGTCTGAGCCTGCAGAACTTGGTCGACCTGCTCGCGTCGGACGAACTAAAGGTACGCCGCGAGGAGACCGTTTGGGAAGCGACCGTGTTTTGGATAAAGTCCGATCCCAAGGAACGCTATGCGTGTCTGGACAAGCTGCTGCCGCACATCCGTTTCTGCCTCATGAAGGATAGCTACCTGAGAAAGGTGGTCATGCGCAATCCTTTCATCTCGAAGAACACGTTCTGCAAGACGATCGTCAAGCGTTGCTACACAATTCAGCAGTCGGGACGCGACGCGTGCCTGTTAAATCCTACCCACAGCATGTTCGTGCAGCGAGTGCCTGCCGAGATCATGTTCGTGTACGGCGGCATACACCGCGGCTACAAGAGCAACACCTGGGAGGTGTACGACTACAAGACCAACGAGTGGAATACCGTGCAGACTGACTTCAGACAGGACCTGGTCTTCGGCCTGCAGTGTGTCTCGGTGGGTCACAGAATCTACGTCATGGGCGCTGACATCGCGAGGCTGTGCCCGTTTTGTTACTGTTTCGACGCAGCCGCCGTGAAGTGGTCGGCCATAACGCCGATGAGGCAACTGCGGGCCTTCTTCGGTATAGCTGTCCTCGACGACTGCGTGTACTGCATCGGCGGTTCGCCCAACGGCATCGTCACGCTGGACACCGCCGAGGAGTACGACACCGCCACGAACACTTGGCGTACCGCAGGCCGCATGAACCATCCCCGGCTCGGCGCCGGggcggcctcttgcgcgggccgcgTCTACATCGTTGGCGGCATGTCTACGGAGAAGCTTCTTCGTTCGGCCGAAGCGTACGATCCCGAGACTGACAGGTGGACGATCATAGCGCCGATGAAGACCGAGCGGCTTTTCCACGGTCTTGTATCCTACAGGAACAAAATCTACGTCATTGGCGGACTCTCGAGAAAGTCGAGCGTGTGTGAGGTCTACGACCCCAAACGTGGCAAGTGGTCCAAAGGCTCCAAGACCAAGACCTTCACGGACAAGGTCGTCGCCGTAGTTTTGGACGACAAAATCTACGCGATCGGCGAGGCCAACCAGAAGGACTACAAGCGCTGTCTCGAGTACTTCTCGGGTGATGACCGGAAATGGCACTCCATTCCGGGCTACGCGCCGCCGCGTTGGTTCTACACAGCCTGCGTGATCAGGAACCTGCCCAACGCTATAGACTACATCAACAGGCCCAAGGAAATGGACTACAAGTGTGCTTGCGCTGTGCTGTAA